One Festucalex cinctus isolate MCC-2025b chromosome 1, RoL_Fcin_1.0, whole genome shotgun sequence genomic region harbors:
- the chchd5 gene encoding coiled-coil-helix-coiled-coil-helix domain-containing protein 5 isoform X1 → MYHFFEHKLFLEEKRFISVTPANLLDYFFLVQHRTRTRVTERCQRQAAMNITAKYCHKEMDAYGSCVASNPSVWQEKCHELKMKVAQCTSSHPVIQKIRQDCSKQFVEFEKCLRENQATPASCSAHVARFLGCAETVDLKGVETNPVHVPS, encoded by the exons tggaagaaaaacgctttatttccgtgaccccagccaacttgctggactatttttttCTCGTACAACACCGAAcaagaactcgtgtcacagaacgctgtcagcg GCAGGCGGCTATGAATATCACGGCAAAGTATTGCCATAAGGAGATGGATGCCTATGGGTCATGTGTGGCATCCAACCCATCAGTATGGCAGGAGAAGTGTCATGAACTCAAGATGAAAGTTGCACAGTGCACATCATCACA CCCGGTGATCCAGAAAATCAGACAAGACTGTTCCAAGCAGTTTGTGGAGTTCGAGAAGTGTCTGAGGGAAAACCAGGCCACACCTGCCTCCTGTTCAGCCCACGTGGCTCGGTTTCTAGGCTGTGCTGAGACGGTGGATCTCAAGGGAGTGG agaCAAATCCAGTACATGTGCCATCGTAG
- the chchd5 gene encoding coiled-coil-helix-coiled-coil-helix domain-containing protein 5 isoform X2, whose translation MQAAMNITAKYCHKEMDAYGSCVASNPSVWQEKCHELKMKVAQCTSSHPVIQKIRQDCSKQFVEFEKCLRENQATPASCSAHVARFLGCAETVDLKGVETNPVHVPS comes from the exons AT GCAGGCGGCTATGAATATCACGGCAAAGTATTGCCATAAGGAGATGGATGCCTATGGGTCATGTGTGGCATCCAACCCATCAGTATGGCAGGAGAAGTGTCATGAACTCAAGATGAAAGTTGCACAGTGCACATCATCACA CCCGGTGATCCAGAAAATCAGACAAGACTGTTCCAAGCAGTTTGTGGAGTTCGAGAAGTGTCTGAGGGAAAACCAGGCCACACCTGCCTCCTGTTCAGCCCACGTGGCTCGGTTTCTAGGCTGTGCTGAGACGGTGGATCTCAAGGGAGTGG agaCAAATCCAGTACATGTGCCATCGTAG